CCGTTCTCGACGCCGATGTCGAACTTGCCGCCGGTCATGGTGCCGCTGAAGATCAGCCGCTTGGCGTTCTGGGTGATGTCGATGAAGCCGCCGGAGCCGTCACGGCGCTCGCCGAAACGGGTGACGTTGACGTTGCCCGCCTCGTCCACCTCTGCGAAGGACAGAAAGGCGCAGGACAATCCGCCGCCGTCGTAGAAGTCGAACTGATAGGCCTGGTCGAGGATGATTCGAGGATTGATTGCCGTGCCGAATTCGCGGGCGTGGCCGGGCACGCCGCCGACGACGCCGGATTCCACCGTCAGCGTGATCAGGTCGGAGATGCCTTCCTCGGCCGCCACATTGGGAATCATCGCGGAGATGCCGACGCCGAGATTGACGACGTCGCGTGGGCGCAGCTCGAAGGCGGCGCGGCGGGCGATCACCCGCCGTTCGGTGAGCGGGTCGGGCGTGATCATCGCCACTGGCACGCGCGTCTCGCCGCAGCGCGCGGGATCGTAGATGGTGCCGTAGGTCTGCATCTGCCCGGGCTCGATCACGACGTGATCGATCAGGAAGCCGGGGATTTTCACCATCTGCGGATGGATCGAGCCGCGCTTCACGATGCGCTTGACCTGGCAGATCACGGTGCCGCCGGCATTGTGCACGGCCTGTGCGATCGAGAGATCCTCGCGCGTCGTGCCTTCGTGCTCCATGCTGATGTAGCCGTCCTCGTCGGCGGACGTGCCGCGGATGATGGCGACGTCGGGCGATGCGGGCACGCGGTAGAGCAGCCAGGGCTGCCCGTGCAGCTCGAGCAAATCGACCAGCGGCGCGGTCGTCCGCTTGTTCATGCGGCCGCCGTCCTGGCGCGGGTCCATGTAGGTATTGAGACCGACATGGGTGAGCACCCCGGGATGCTTCGCGGCCATGGCGCGGCAGAGCTGGCTCATCACGCCTTGCGGGAAATTATAGGCGTCGATCAGCTCGTCGCGGACGAGCCGCATGAACGGCACCTGAAGTCCGAAATTGCCG
This genomic stretch from Bradyrhizobium daqingense harbors:
- a CDS encoding acyl CoA:acetate/3-ketoacid CoA transferase, which translates into the protein MLSIITAAEAAGLIHDTDTLIVGGNGGTGAAEAILDALEQRFLGGHGPRNLTLINITGVGAVTEKGLCHLAHEGLIARVIGGNFGLQVPFMRLVRDELIDAYNFPQGVMSQLCRAMAAKHPGVLTHVGLNTYMDPRQDGGRMNKRTTAPLVDLLELHGQPWLLYRVPASPDVAIIRGTSADEDGYISMEHEGTTREDLSIAQAVHNAGGTVICQVKRIVKRGSIHPQMVKIPGFLIDHVVIEPGQMQTYGTIYDPARCGETRVPVAMITPDPLTERRVIARRAAFELRPRDVVNLGVGISAMIPNVAAEEGISDLITLTVESGVVGGVPGHAREFGTAINPRIILDQAYQFDFYDGGGLSCAFLSFAEVDEAGNVNVTRFGERRDGSGGFIDITQNAKRLIFSGTMTGGKFDIGVENGRLAIRRDGAFRKFVPQVGQISFSASLAAQRGQHVSYITERAVFELENGSVTLSEIAPGVRLEEDILAHMGFRPRISPNLKDMDPRIFRSGPMGIAQSFKALPARPRKVA